The following coding sequences are from one Candidatus Polarisedimenticolia bacterium window:
- a CDS encoding protein kinase, whose protein sequence is MEVQVGSTVSHYKILRKLGSGGMGVVFEAEDSRLGRRVAVKFLSEEMERDASILERFQREARAASSLNHPGICTVHSIEEHERRHFIVMELLEGQTLAQRMGRQPFEIGEILDLGTQIADALESAHSKGIVHRDLKPANLMVNARGQCKVLDFGLAKIGVTGAQSDRDSSPSQAETMRGADQLTMAGVVLGTVHYMSPEQARGQLTDARTDLFSIGAVLYQMATGALPFPGDTQPLVFEAILNRSPRPLSEANPSMPAALARIFEKSLEKDRNLRYQTATELKTDLLRLKRDLDSGRGKSPDLADSKGGTDKSSEKSIAVLYFENLSGAKEDEYLRDGITEDIITELSKIQGMKVFSRPTVLVYRDKPVTPSQIGQQLHAAYVLAGSLRRAGTRLRITTQLVDTHTDFPLWSERYDREMKDVFEVQDEIAQKIAAALRIQLSPQEQQALAAKPTDNLQAYDLYLRGRSYARRLTRQDLEFALQMYENAVTQDSNFALAFAAIANVCAYYHAHYAREDVWIHRARAAAERAMGLQPDVPEVMVAQAWILYAKGQYAEMSAIVRNVIARKRDCEGAYYLLLRGLYASGKYQEVANVADEAIESSGTDYNVYVPIMNSLGALGKEEARKNIRHRAIQAMEGHLRQVPEDARARILVAGFYAVEGRHEDAMREANLAMLLRPNEAMVQYNAACTFCSMNKKAEALDALSKAWRNGFKDADWARRDPDLAILRGDPEFEKLYPETRPPS, encoded by the coding sequence ATGGAAGTCCAGGTCGGCAGCACGGTCTCGCACTACAAGATCCTGCGCAAGCTCGGTTCCGGCGGCATGGGGGTGGTGTTCGAGGCGGAGGACAGCCGCCTCGGCCGGCGGGTCGCGGTCAAGTTCCTTTCCGAGGAGATGGAACGTGATGCCTCCATCCTCGAGCGCTTTCAGCGTGAGGCCAGGGCGGCTTCCTCGCTCAACCATCCCGGCATCTGCACCGTGCACTCCATCGAGGAGCACGAGCGGCGGCATTTCATCGTGATGGAGCTGCTCGAGGGGCAGACCCTGGCGCAGCGCATGGGTCGCCAGCCCTTCGAGATCGGGGAGATTCTCGATCTCGGGACCCAGATCGCGGACGCGCTGGAGTCGGCCCATTCGAAGGGGATCGTCCACCGGGACCTGAAGCCGGCCAACCTGATGGTCAACGCGCGCGGCCAATGCAAGGTCCTCGACTTCGGGCTGGCCAAGATCGGCGTGACGGGAGCCCAATCCGACCGCGACAGCTCCCCTTCCCAGGCCGAGACGATGCGAGGCGCGGATCAGCTGACCATGGCGGGGGTCGTCCTGGGGACGGTCCACTACATGTCGCCGGAGCAGGCGCGCGGGCAGCTGACGGACGCGCGCACGGACCTGTTCTCGATCGGGGCGGTGCTCTACCAGATGGCGACGGGAGCGTTGCCCTTCCCCGGAGACACCCAGCCCCTCGTGTTCGAGGCCATATTGAATCGCTCTCCCCGCCCCCTCTCCGAGGCGAACCCTTCGATGCCGGCCGCGCTGGCCCGGATCTTCGAAAAATCCCTCGAGAAGGACCGGAACCTCCGCTATCAGACGGCCACCGAGCTCAAGACCGATTTGCTGCGGCTCAAGCGGGACCTCGACTCGGGCCGGGGGAAGAGCCCGGACCTCGCCGACTCGAAGGGCGGCACCGACAAGTCCTCCGAGAAGTCGATCGCCGTGCTCTACTTCGAGAACCTGAGCGGGGCGAAGGAGGACGAATACCTGAGGGACGGGATCACCGAGGACATCATCACGGAGCTGTCGAAAATCCAGGGCATGAAGGTGTTCTCCCGCCCCACCGTCCTGGTCTATCGCGACAAGCCGGTCACCCCCTCGCAGATCGGCCAGCAGCTGCATGCGGCCTACGTCCTGGCCGGAAGCCTCCGCCGGGCCGGCACCCGCCTGCGGATCACCACCCAGCTCGTGGACACCCACACCGACTTCCCGCTGTGGTCCGAGCGCTACGATCGCGAGATGAAGGACGTCTTCGAGGTGCAGGACGAGATCGCCCAGAAGATCGCCGCGGCGCTGCGCATCCAGCTCTCGCCCCAGGAGCAGCAGGCCCTCGCGGCCAAGCCGACGGACAATCTGCAGGCCTACGACCTGTACCTGCGGGGACGCAGCTACGCGCGGCGCCTGACGCGCCAGGACCTCGAGTTCGCGCTGCAGATGTACGAGAACGCCGTGACGCAGGATTCGAATTTCGCGCTGGCCTTCGCGGCGATAGCCAACGTCTGCGCCTACTACCACGCCCACTACGCGCGCGAGGACGTCTGGATCCACAGGGCCCGCGCCGCCGCCGAGCGGGCCATGGGCCTGCAGCCCGACGTGCCGGAGGTGATGGTCGCCCAGGCGTGGATCCTGTACGCCAAGGGGCAGTATGCCGAGATGTCCGCCATCGTGCGCAACGTGATCGCGCGCAAGCGCGACTGCGAGGGGGCCTACTACCTGCTGCTGCGCGGGCTCTACGCCTCGGGGAAGTACCAGGAGGTCGCCAACGTGGCCGACGAGGCGATCGAGTCGAGCGGCACCGATTACAACGTCTACGTGCCGATCATGAACTCCCTGGGAGCGCTCGGCAAGGAGGAGGCCCGGAAGAACATCCGCCATCGCGCCATCCAGGCGATGGAGGGGCATCTGCGGCAGGTGCCCGAGGATGCCCGGGCGCGGATCCTGGTGGCCGGCTTCTACGCCGTCGAGGGGCGCCACGAGGACGCGATGCGCGAGGCCAACCTCGCCATGCTCCTGCGCCCCAACGAGGCGATGGTCCAGTACAACGCCGCCTGCACCTTCTGCTCGATGAACAAGAAAGCCGAGGCGCTGGACGCGCTGAGCAAGGCGTGGCGGAACGGCTTCAAGGACGCCGACTGGGCCCGGCGCGACCCCGACCTCGCCATCCTCCGCGGCGATCCGGAGTTCGAGAAGCTCTACCCGGAAACACGCCCGCCGAGCTGA
- the speB gene encoding agmatinase, whose product MPLHPELPLNYGGLEPEHSALERSRIVILPVPYDRTASFMKGTAKGPDALIEASRFMELYDDELDADPYTIGIHTAPPLSGNDDPPEVMTRKVEEATARYLDKDKMVVVVGGEHSVAVGAIMAYHNRYPRLSVIQFDAHGDLRSTYEGSSFSHACAMHHFAGRLPTLQVGIRSISREERDLIRDRKLMVIPARDFVARPQMALEAVDRLTDEIYLTIDVDYFDPAIMPATGTPEPGGPGWYETLAFIREVCRRKRLVGFDVNELRPLAGDVAPDFLAAKLIYKILGYRFFAEGRKGA is encoded by the coding sequence ATGCCCCTCCATCCCGAGCTCCCCCTGAACTACGGCGGCCTGGAGCCGGAGCACTCCGCGCTCGAGCGCTCCCGCATCGTGATTCTCCCGGTGCCGTACGACCGGACGGCGTCCTTCATGAAGGGGACCGCGAAGGGGCCCGACGCCCTCATCGAGGCCTCGCGCTTCATGGAGCTGTACGACGACGAGCTGGACGCCGATCCGTACACGATCGGCATCCACACCGCGCCGCCTCTGTCCGGGAACGACGACCCGCCGGAGGTCATGACCCGCAAGGTCGAGGAGGCCACCGCCCGTTACCTGGACAAGGACAAAATGGTGGTGGTCGTGGGCGGAGAGCACAGCGTGGCGGTCGGAGCCATCATGGCTTACCATAACCGATACCCCCGCCTGTCGGTCATCCAGTTCGACGCCCACGGGGATTTGAGGTCCACCTACGAGGGCTCGAGTTTCAGCCACGCCTGCGCCATGCACCATTTCGCCGGGCGTCTTCCCACGCTTCAGGTGGGAATCCGCAGCATCTCCCGGGAGGAGCGGGACCTGATCCGGGACAGGAAGCTCATGGTCATCCCGGCCCGGGACTTCGTGGCCCGACCTCAAATGGCCCTGGAAGCGGTTGACCGGCTGACGGACGAGATATACCTTACAATTGACGTGGATTACTTCGACCCGGCCATCATGCCGGCCACGGGGACGCCGGAGCCGGGTGGCCCGGGATGGTACGAAACCCTGGCGTTCATTCGCGAGGTCTGCCGGCGGAAGCGGCTGGTGGGGTTCGACGTGAACGAGCTGCGGCCATTGGCGGGGGACGTCGCCCCGGATTTTCTGGCGGCGAAGCTGATCTACAAGATCCTGGGCTATCGCTTCTTCGCCGAGGGACGGAAGGGGGCCTGA
- a CDS encoding YaiI/YqxD family protein, which yields MLNIFVDADGCPVKEEIYRVARRHGLGATIVANARMRIPEEDRFTLVVVGDRFDAADDWIVERCDRDDIVISGDIPLASRCLHKGAIVLDQRGGMFTADNIGDALANRELLSHLRNLGSITGGPPPFGARDRSRFLHRLDEAIRTIRRRNPG from the coding sequence GTGCTCAACATCTTCGTCGATGCGGACGGCTGCCCGGTGAAGGAGGAGATCTACCGCGTCGCCCGGCGGCACGGCCTCGGCGCCACCATCGTGGCGAACGCGCGCATGCGGATCCCCGAGGAGGACCGGTTCACGCTGGTCGTCGTGGGAGATCGCTTCGACGCCGCCGACGATTGGATCGTCGAGCGCTGCGACCGGGACGACATCGTGATCTCGGGGGACATTCCCCTCGCCTCCCGCTGCCTGCACAAGGGGGCGATCGTCCTCGATCAGAGGGGCGGGATGTTCACCGCGGACAACATCGGGGACGCCCTCGCGAACCGCGAGCTGCTGTCCCATCTTCGAAATCTCGGGAGCATCACCGGGGGCCCGCCCCCGTTCGGCGCACGCGATCGCTCACGATTCCTCCATCGTCTGGACGAAGCCATCCGGACGATTCGACGCAGGAATCCGGGGTGA
- the lon gene encoding endopeptidase La → MSGTGNHKKGASDKALDKSTAEKIAAAGIRAHGDMLACDIPAELPVIPLASTVVFPQMVVNLQVVRKKNLNLIRDMEPESIIGLVVQKSSSIDVPPIEELSTIGVAARLVNKINVSGNTIQIILLGLRRFKIASYNQTEPYLKARVACIDEKEDESMEANMLMGNALHLLENLIQLDPRVPGEILNLIKNNLSGPGNLADQVANHLNFELEEKKEILTTIDPIGRLKVAIRLIEKAIGLAKAGQEIKEQTEDEIRKAQREFFLREQLKVIKKELGEESETAATVRELREKVDKAGLTEEAKKEAEKELGRLEMVNPASAEYNVITTYLDWLATLPWATLTVDRLDVKDASRILDRDHYDLEKVKDRILEFLAVRQLKSDMKGPILCFYGPPGTGKTSLGRSIAEALGRKFVRMSVGGMRDEAEIRGHRRTYVGAMPGKIIQSLRRAGSRNPLFMIDEVDKIGMDFRGDPASALLEVLDPEQNGTFTDLYLDLQFDLSRVMFITTANRLDTIPDPLRDRMEILHLPGYVEEEKLDIARQFLIPRQVTDHGLTKEQITITEDALKEIIRGYTSDSGLRKLEQQIATICRKIAKEIAMGRPKARTVEPKDLGEFLGPIVYIPEVAERNDEVGVSTGLAWTSSGGDILFIEASRMKGNGVLSITGQLGDVMKESAQAAMTYVKSHSRELEIDEGLFEKTDIHIHVPAGAIPKDGPSAGVTIVAALASLMSQRPVRHDLAMTGEVTLRGKVLPVGGIKEKILAARRAGIVTVLMPARNEKDLVDIPAHIRKQMKFVFVREVGEVLDHALCSIILAKAEAIPVEARRARVRERVQKRKERVKPRAAAANGSRQVPR, encoded by the coding sequence ATGAGCGGCACCGGCAATCACAAGAAGGGGGCCTCCGACAAGGCCCTGGACAAGTCGACGGCCGAGAAGATCGCCGCGGCCGGCATCCGCGCGCACGGCGACATGCTCGCCTGCGACATCCCGGCCGAGCTGCCGGTCATCCCCCTGGCGTCCACCGTCGTCTTCCCGCAGATGGTGGTCAACCTCCAGGTGGTCCGGAAGAAGAACCTCAATCTCATCCGCGACATGGAGCCCGAGTCGATCATCGGGCTGGTGGTGCAGAAGAGCTCGTCCATCGACGTCCCGCCAATCGAGGAGCTGTCCACCATCGGCGTCGCCGCGCGCCTGGTGAACAAGATCAACGTGTCCGGGAACACCATCCAGATCATCCTGCTGGGGTTGCGGCGCTTCAAGATCGCCTCCTACAACCAGACCGAGCCGTATCTGAAGGCGCGCGTCGCCTGCATCGACGAGAAGGAAGACGAGTCGATGGAGGCCAACATGCTGATGGGGAACGCGCTGCACCTGCTGGAGAATCTCATCCAGCTCGACCCGCGCGTCCCCGGCGAGATCCTGAACCTGATCAAGAACAACCTGTCCGGGCCCGGCAACCTCGCCGACCAGGTAGCCAACCACCTGAACTTCGAGCTCGAGGAGAAGAAGGAGATCCTGACCACCATCGATCCGATCGGGCGCCTCAAAGTTGCGATCCGCCTGATCGAGAAGGCGATCGGCCTGGCCAAGGCCGGCCAGGAGATCAAGGAGCAGACCGAGGACGAGATCCGCAAGGCGCAGCGCGAGTTCTTCCTGCGCGAGCAGCTCAAGGTCATCAAGAAGGAGCTGGGCGAGGAGAGCGAGACCGCCGCCACCGTGCGCGAGCTGCGCGAGAAGGTCGACAAGGCCGGGCTCACGGAGGAGGCCAAGAAGGAAGCGGAGAAGGAGCTGGGTCGCCTCGAGATGGTCAACCCGGCGTCGGCCGAGTACAACGTCATCACCACCTACCTGGACTGGCTGGCGACCCTCCCCTGGGCCACGCTGACCGTCGACCGGCTGGACGTGAAGGACGCCTCCCGCATCCTCGACCGGGACCACTACGATCTGGAGAAGGTGAAGGACCGCATCCTGGAGTTCCTGGCGGTGCGCCAGTTGAAGAGCGACATGAAGGGGCCGATCCTCTGCTTCTACGGCCCTCCCGGCACCGGCAAGACGTCCCTCGGCCGATCGATCGCCGAGGCCCTGGGGCGCAAGTTCGTGCGCATGAGCGTGGGCGGGATGCGCGACGAGGCCGAGATCCGCGGCCACCGCCGCACGTACGTCGGCGCCATGCCCGGGAAGATCATCCAGAGCCTGAGGCGCGCCGGCTCGCGCAATCCCCTCTTCATGATCGACGAGGTGGACAAGATCGGCATGGACTTCCGGGGGGATCCGGCCTCGGCGCTCCTCGAGGTGCTCGACCCGGAGCAGAACGGCACGTTCACCGATCTGTATCTGGATCTTCAGTTCGACCTGTCGCGCGTCATGTTCATCACGACGGCGAACCGGCTCGACACCATCCCCGATCCGCTGCGCGACCGCATGGAGATCCTGCACCTGCCCGGCTACGTCGAGGAGGAAAAGCTCGACATCGCCCGCCAGTTCCTCATCCCGCGCCAGGTCACGGACCACGGGCTCACCAAGGAGCAGATCACCATCACGGAGGACGCCCTCAAGGAGATCATCCGCGGCTACACGTCCGACTCGGGGCTGAGGAAGCTGGAGCAGCAGATCGCCACCATCTGCCGCAAGATCGCCAAGGAGATCGCCATGGGGAGGCCGAAGGCGCGGACGGTGGAACCGAAGGACCTGGGGGAATTCCTCGGGCCCATCGTGTACATCCCGGAGGTGGCCGAGCGCAACGACGAGGTCGGGGTCTCGACCGGCCTGGCCTGGACGTCATCCGGCGGCGACATCCTGTTCATCGAGGCCAGCCGGATGAAGGGGAACGGCGTCCTGTCGATCACCGGGCAGCTCGGCGACGTCATGAAGGAATCGGCCCAGGCGGCCATGACCTACGTGAAGTCGCACTCCCGGGAGCTGGAGATCGACGAGGGCCTGTTCGAGAAGACCGACATCCACATCCACGTCCCGGCCGGAGCCATTCCGAAGGACGGGCCGTCGGCGGGCGTGACCATCGTGGCGGCCCTCGCGTCCCTCATGTCGCAGCGGCCGGTGCGGCACGACCTCGCCATGACCGGCGAAGTCACGCTGCGCGGCAAGGTCCTGCCCGTGGGCGGCATCAAGGAGAAGATCCTGGCGGCGCGCCGTGCCGGCATCGTCACCGTCCTGATGCCGGCGCGCAACGAGAAGGACCTGGTCGACATCCCGGCGCACATCCGCAAGCAGATGAAGTTCGTGTTCGTGCGCGAGGTGGGCGAGGTTCTCGACCACGCCCTGTGCTCCATCATCCTGGCCAAGGCCGAGGCGATCCCGGTCGAGGCCCGCCGGGCCCGCGTGCGCGAGCGCGTCCAGAAGCGCAAGGAGCGCGTCAAGCCGCGCGCCGCCGCCGCCAACGGCAGCCGCCAGGTCCCCCGCTAG
- a CDS encoding outer membrane beta-barrel protein: protein MTLRRLLPVVFVLAFLPTLVPDGYAYPRRYGTRGSGEAYEFTVYLTFNDFSNRMELDDDGGAGVRFGYLYNPHHEIEFLFNSVNADDSFNFGENADVDNLQVAYVLNFNDTNVVPYLTAGLGLVHTDDSDPFLGSETDPVLGLGGGVRFFLGRVTYARVEMRANFFEGDGQVYENGVDFSFKEFAFGIGWRFPAR from the coding sequence ATGACCCTGAGACGCCTGCTGCCTGTGGTGTTCGTCCTTGCCTTCCTGCCGACGCTTGTTCCGGACGGGTACGCCTACCCTCGCCGTTACGGCACCCGGGGCTCCGGGGAGGCCTACGAATTCACCGTCTACCTGACCTTCAACGATTTCTCGAATCGGATGGAGCTCGACGACGACGGCGGGGCCGGTGTCCGGTTCGGCTACCTCTACAACCCGCACCATGAGATCGAGTTCCTGTTCAACAGCGTGAACGCAGACGATTCGTTCAACTTCGGCGAAAACGCCGACGTCGACAACCTGCAGGTCGCATACGTCCTCAATTTCAATGACACCAACGTCGTCCCCTACCTGACGGCCGGCCTCGGCCTGGTCCATACCGACGACTCCGATCCGTTCCTCGGCAGCGAGACCGATCCCGTCCTCGGGCTGGGCGGGGGCGTGCGCTTCTTCCTGGGGCGGGTGACGTACGCCCGTGTCGAGATGCGCGCCAACTTCTTCGAGGGGGATGGCCAGGTCTACGAGAACGGTGTCGACTTCTCGTTCAAGGAATTCGCCTTCGGGATCGGCTGGCGTTTCCCAGCCCGCTGA
- a CDS encoding ABC-F family ATP-binding cassette domain-containing protein: MPRPALLSCEGVTKSFGGPPLFEGLSFALHEGDHVGLVGPNGAGKSTLLRILGGVELPDSGTCARRKNLRVGFVPQAPSFPRGTSAAEVVAAGIATDTRLDDHEREECVRLSLGKAGFSDPGVPTELLSGGWRTRLAIARELAGTPDLLLLDEPTNHLDIDSVLWLESILQNGSCAFVAVSHDRYFLQRVARRMLEINRLHDSGLFHVTGSYADFLEARDEALSSQAAYRETLAGLVRREVAWLRRGAKARTSKSKSRIQSAERSIAELEDSRSRSVVSSAGIEFTSSGRRTRRLWSGEGLRIAFGDRTIVDGLDLLLTPGMRLGVLGPNGSGKTTLLRTIVGDLAPAAGTIRRAEALRVAWFVQNRDSPDPVLTLKRALAPEGDLVVYGDQVLHVASWAKRFLFHPGQLETPVSRLSGGERARIALARMMLQPADLLVLDEPTNDLDIPALEVLEEALLEFPGALVLVSHDRHLLDRVSTQVLALDGFGGAQHFVAYDQWEASRRPQAPPKRDTPPAPTPKAKRSAARRLSYLEQREWDGMEAAVLETEARVAAARGRAHDPAIATDAAMLEKRFSELEKLQAQVDRLYARWAELDEKRK, translated from the coding sequence ATGCCTCGTCCGGCACTCCTCAGCTGCGAAGGCGTCACCAAGTCGTTCGGCGGTCCGCCGCTGTTCGAGGGGCTGTCGTTCGCGCTCCACGAAGGGGATCACGTGGGGCTCGTCGGCCCCAATGGAGCGGGCAAGTCGACCCTGCTGAGAATCCTCGGCGGCGTCGAGCTCCCCGACTCGGGGACCTGCGCGCGCCGGAAGAACCTCCGCGTCGGCTTCGTCCCGCAGGCTCCGAGCTTCCCGCGGGGGACGTCCGCCGCCGAAGTCGTGGCGGCCGGGATCGCCACGGACACGAGGCTCGATGACCACGAGCGGGAGGAGTGCGTCAGGCTGTCCCTGGGCAAGGCCGGATTCTCCGACCCCGGCGTCCCGACCGAGCTCCTCTCGGGGGGCTGGCGCACGCGGCTCGCCATCGCGCGGGAGCTCGCCGGCACGCCCGACCTCCTCCTGCTCGACGAGCCGACGAACCATCTGGACATCGACTCGGTCCTCTGGCTCGAATCGATCCTGCAGAACGGATCCTGCGCGTTCGTGGCGGTCAGCCACGATCGCTATTTTCTGCAGAGGGTCGCGCGGCGGATGCTGGAGATCAACCGGCTTCACGACTCCGGCCTGTTCCATGTGACGGGGAGCTACGCGGACTTTCTCGAGGCGCGCGACGAGGCGTTGAGCAGCCAGGCGGCCTACCGGGAGACCCTGGCCGGCCTCGTGCGTCGCGAGGTGGCCTGGCTGCGCCGCGGAGCGAAGGCGCGGACGTCCAAGTCGAAGTCGCGCATCCAGTCGGCCGAGCGCAGCATCGCAGAGCTCGAGGACAGTCGTTCGCGCAGCGTGGTTTCGTCGGCGGGGATCGAATTCACCTCATCAGGGCGGAGGACCAGGCGGCTGTGGTCCGGGGAGGGCCTGCGGATCGCCTTCGGCGACAGGACGATCGTGGATGGCCTCGACCTCCTGCTCACGCCCGGCATGCGATTGGGGGTGCTGGGCCCCAACGGTTCCGGCAAGACGACGCTGCTGCGGACCATCGTCGGGGACCTCGCCCCCGCGGCCGGGACGATCCGGCGCGCCGAGGCCCTGCGTGTCGCCTGGTTCGTTCAGAATCGGGACTCTCCCGACCCCGTCCTCACCCTCAAGCGGGCGCTGGCGCCGGAAGGGGACCTCGTGGTCTACGGCGATCAGGTGCTCCATGTCGCCTCGTGGGCGAAGCGGTTCCTCTTCCACCCCGGCCAGCTCGAGACCCCGGTGTCCCGCCTGTCGGGAGGGGAGCGCGCCCGGATCGCCCTCGCCAGGATGATGCTGCAGCCGGCCGACCTGCTGGTCCTCGATGAGCCCACGAACGACCTGGACATCCCGGCGCTCGAGGTCCTGGAGGAGGCGCTGCTCGAGTTCCCCGGCGCCCTCGTTCTCGTGAGCCACGACCGGCACCTGCTGGACCGGGTGTCGACCCAGGTCCTGGCGCTCGATGGGTTCGGTGGCGCGCAGCATTTCGTGGCGTACGACCAGTGGGAGGCGAGCCGGCGCCCTCAGGCACCGCCGAAGAGGGACACGCCGCCCGCGCCGACGCCGAAGGCGAAGCGGTCCGCGGCCCGGCGGTTGTCGTACCTCGAGCAGCGGGAATGGGACGGCATGGAGGCGGCGGTGCTGGAGACCGAGGCGCGGGTCGCGGCGGCGCGGGGGCGCGCCCATGATCCCGCCATCGCAACGGATGCGGCCATGCTCGAGAAGCGCTTCTCGGAGCTCGAGAAGCTGCAGGCCCAGGTCGACCGGCTCTACGCCCGATGGGCCGAGCTCGACGAGAAGCGGAAGTAG
- a CDS encoding redoxin domain-containing protein, producing MESSITRSRAALALLSVLLASGIVMSVRLVQHHEVQLYGDASAALSNCPQSETINCEAVNTSPWSELLGIPIAAFAIPTYLLVLGLVLSGGGRDASLRYAFSIGILTTLYSGFLFWVSSTQIGYLCLWCMGLYGVNLAIPVLIGVSLWRSPRRLIHLTLQDLASWPKTLRWTAAWFVVLLAGTIAAQQSYRSEVRRAAARERVRIEEEGGPLLPAVPPGSASPDETPAPDRTDDDSPAGSPAPRENTLGPSGRPVYARHVGAVPPIRLASIVPLQASLAAPAVSHPAPSAPPSAGPQPGKPYRLAGPLRRVSGSSRKILSEPFDLQGRLGRGRPVALVFWAPGFPDAERELVKMASFLRRETPQFEVYAVSGRRDDQQEAEIWERFAMLDVPPDLPLLLDDRFVVSEALTTVDVPDLAVFDGKGSLVVAKIKDLSQQLMSSAGRVPAEGVLRTVASGASVQQIKNMFPFYPSADLLGGCAPAFTAKKLGSGDTYTFPGRSSSGKPTLVMFWSSTCSHCQQEIPQLVDWMAKHPGVVDLVSVTHLKRKDGSDAAHRKVTENYIRAQHIPWVVLEDPDNAIAELYRSISTPTTYIVSPSSKIVDIWYYAHAGNFLQALETSLAKAASPSACEAPPSVPAARLAISVMAPDGKRLPLASLLDRPAVVHFWATWCAPCVEELPSLVRLRERIEKEGTARVVLVSVEGEEAGKRIADFQKTIGLDLRSYRAPSGDLAQKVDLARRVPRTYLVAPGGDVLALREGNQDWDDPSLIERVRSRLEVLGHPVRAGGPRSEAVPKPAR from the coding sequence ATGGAATCGTCGATCACGCGATCTCGAGCCGCCCTGGCGCTCCTGTCGGTTCTTCTGGCCTCGGGCATCGTGATGTCAGTCCGCCTCGTCCAGCATCATGAGGTTCAGCTGTACGGCGATGCCTCGGCGGCGCTCTCCAACTGCCCGCAGTCGGAAACCATCAACTGCGAGGCGGTGAACACGAGTCCCTGGTCGGAGCTCCTCGGCATCCCGATCGCCGCATTCGCCATCCCGACCTATCTCCTCGTGCTGGGGCTCGTCCTGTCGGGGGGCGGGCGCGACGCGTCCCTTCGATACGCCTTCAGCATCGGGATCCTGACCACGCTCTATTCCGGCTTCCTGTTCTGGGTCTCCTCGACCCAGATCGGGTACCTGTGTCTCTGGTGCATGGGGCTGTATGGGGTCAACCTCGCCATCCCGGTGCTGATCGGCGTCTCCCTCTGGCGCTCACCGAGGCGGCTCATCCACCTCACTCTCCAGGACCTCGCGAGCTGGCCGAAGACGCTGCGATGGACGGCGGCCTGGTTCGTCGTCCTGCTGGCGGGCACGATCGCGGCCCAGCAGTCGTACCGCTCGGAGGTCCGCCGGGCGGCGGCCCGGGAGCGGGTCCGGATCGAGGAGGAAGGCGGCCCCCTGCTGCCCGCCGTGCCCCCCGGCAGCGCGTCTCCGGACGAAACGCCCGCGCCGGACCGGACCGACGATGATTCTCCGGCCGGTTCGCCCGCTCCACGGGAGAACACTCTCGGACCGTCCGGCCGCCCGGTCTACGCGCGGCACGTGGGTGCCGTCCCACCGATCCGGCTCGCATCCATCGTTCCCCTGCAGGCGAGTCTCGCCGCGCCCGCAGTCTCCCATCCGGCCCCCTCCGCTCCGCCCTCCGCCGGCCCGCAACCGGGGAAACCCTACCGGCTGGCCGGACCGCTCCGGCGGGTCTCCGGCTCCAGCCGGAAGATCCTGTCCGAGCCGTTCGATCTCCAGGGCCGCCTGGGACGTGGACGGCCCGTGGCCCTCGTCTTCTGGGCGCCGGGATTCCCCGACGCCGAGCGGGAGCTGGTGAAGATGGCCTCCTTCCTCAGGCGCGAGACCCCGCAGTTCGAGGTCTATGCGGTGTCGGGCCGTCGCGACGATCAGCAGGAGGCCGAGATCTGGGAACGCTTCGCGATGCTCGACGTGCCGCCGGATCTCCCCCTCCTCCTCGACGACCGGTTCGTCGTGTCGGAGGCGCTCACCACGGTGGACGTTCCGGACCTGGCCGTCTTCGACGGCAAGGGCTCGCTCGTGGTCGCGAAGATCAAGGATCTCTCCCAGCAGCTGATGTCGTCGGCGGGCAGGGTCCCGGCCGAGGGGGTCCTGCGCACGGTCGCCTCGGGTGCCTCCGTCCAGCAGATCAAGAACATGTTCCCGTTCTACCCGTCCGCCGATCTCCTCGGCGGGTGCGCCCCGGCCTTCACGGCGAAGAAGCTCGGCTCCGGCGACACCTACACGTTCCCGGGGCGCTCGTCCTCGGGGAAGCCGACGCTGGTGATGTTCTGGTCCTCCACGTGCTCGCATTGCCAGCAGGAAATCCCGCAACTGGTCGACTGGATGGCCAAGCATCCGGGCGTCGTGGACCTGGTCTCGGTCACCCATCTCAAGCGGAAGGACGGGAGCGATGCGGCGCACCGGAAGGTCACGGAGAATTACATCCGGGCCCAGCACATTCCATGGGTCGTCCTGGAGGATCCGGACAATGCGATCGCCGAGCTGTACCGGAGCATCTCGACGCCCACCACCTACATCGTGTCCCCGTCCTCGAAGATCGTGGACATCTGGTACTACGCCCATGCGGGAAACTTCCTCCAGGCCCTCGAGACGTCCCTGGCGAAGGCCGCGTCACCGTCGGCGTGCGAGGCGCCGCCGTCCGTTCCGGCCGCGCGCCTCGCGATCTCGGTGATGGCTCCGGACGGGAAGCGTCTTCCGCTGGCGTCGCTTCTCGACCGCCCGGCCGTCGTCCATTTCTGGGCGACGTGGTGCGCCCCGTGTGTCGAGGAGCTCCCGTCGCTCGTGCGTCTCCGGGAGCGGATCGAGAAGGAGGGGACGGCGCGCGTCGTGCTCGTCTCGGTCGAGGGGGAGGAGGCGGGGAAGCGCATTGCGGATTTTCAGAAGACCATCGGCCTCGACCTCCGGTCCTACCGGGCGCCGTCCGGGGATCTTGCCCAGAAGGTGGATCTCGCCCGACGCGTTCCGCGCACCTATCTCGTCGCGCCGGGCGGCGACGTTCTCGCCCTCCGGGAGGGAAACCAGGACTGGGACGACCCGAGTCTCATCGAGAGGGTGCGGTCGCGGCTCGAGGTTCTCGGACACCCGGTCCGGGCCGGAGGCCCCAGGTCGGAGGCCGTCCCCAAGCCCGCACGCTGA